The Microbacterium forte sequence TCGGCCACCCCTTCGCACGCATGACCATCCGGTGCGGGGGATCCCATTCTTCGACCACCGTCGTGTCGTCGAGCAGGGCGGGCCAGACGCCCACCGAGTGGTGCAGTTCGGCGCCGGGCTGCGGCCAGGTGTCATCGACGTCGCGCATGCGCGACGCGCCGACGACCCACGCCGGGTAGAGCCAGGCGTCGGCCAGCACCCGGAACACGTCATCGGGGCGGCAGTTCATCGTGCGCACGTTCTTGGCCATGTCGGCTCCTTCTGTGACGGTTGCCTTCATGCTCCTGCCTCCGCGTCGATCCACCGAGGGGGTTGACGGGCCGCGTGCGGCGCCGACCGGCCGTACCACAGACCCCGCATCGGCGCCTCCCCCTGGAACAGCGCACGCGTCTCTGCGAACGTCGGGTCATGGCACTCATCGATCTTCCCGTTCGCGCCGCTCGCAGACTCGGCGCTCTCGCGCACGACGACGCACCCACTCTGCTCACCCGCGGTTACGGCTTCGGTCCACGGATCTGGCGCAGGGTGCGACCGGGTACGAGGTCGGCGCCGATGCGTCTGCTCGGTGACGACACCGTGTTCGTGCGCGGCGTCGAGGGCGTCGAGCTGTTCTACGACGAGACCCGCATCGCGCGCTCCGGGGCGATGCCGGCCCTGGTGCAGGAGAGTCTGTTCGGCCACGGCTCCGTGCACAGCCTCGACGGTGACGCGCACAAGCACCGCAAGGCGACGTTCATCGACGTCGCCTATGAGGACGAGCAGGTCGAGCGGCTGACACCATGGCTCGAGCGCGAGTGGCAGAGCGAACGTCGGGCCTGGCTCGACGGCGGAACCCGCAGCGCCTACGACGCGGCGGTCGGTGCGCTGGGCCGAGCGATCATGGGGTGGGCCGGTGTGCCCGGCACGCCCGCAGCGAAGACACGGTGGGCGGCCCGGCTCGCCCAGATCGTCGACGGCTTCGGCTCGCCGTACTCACCGGAGTACCTCGCCGCTCTGGCCAACCGCTGGTGGTCCGACCGCCACTCCGCGCGGCTCATCGAGGCCGTGCGGCACGGTGCGCTCAGTGCTGAGCCGGGGACAGCGCTCGAGCAGTGGGCGCACCACCGCGATCACGATGGCGAGTTGCTGCCCGCGCGCATCGCGGGGGTCGAGCTGCAGAACAGCATCCGTCCGATGATCGCCGTCGCGCGCTTCGTCGCGTTCGCCGCCAAGGCGCTGAACGAGCACCCCGAGTGGCGTGAGCGCATCGCCGCCGAGGCCGCCGAACGGGGCGCCCTGGTCGGTGGACCGCTGTCGATCATGTTCGCGCAGGAGATCAGACGGACGTCCCCGTTCGTGCCGATGCTCCCCGGGTGGGCGATCGCCGACGTCGAGCTCGACGGGCAGAAAGTGGATGCCGGTGGCCGCGTCGTGCTCGACATCCTCGGCACCAATACCGACGACCGCTTCTGGGCGCGTCCCGAGCGGTTCGACCCGGAGCGTTTCCGCGATGTCGGCGCAGACTACGAGGCGCTCGCCGCGTTCATCCCGCATGGCGGGGCCGACGTCGCGACCGGCCATCGATGCCCCGGCGAGAAGCTCGCGATCGCGGGGCTCGCCGCAGCGGTCACGGTGCTCAGCGACCCCGGTCTGCGGATCCTCGACGACGGGCTGGACGTCAACCGGCGCCGACTGCCCACGAAGCCCCGCTCCGGGGGCAAGGTCCGCTCGGCGTCGGCACCCGCGTCGGGCGGGTGTCCCTTCCACCGGTCGTGAGACTGCGCCTGGTCGGGGACTCGGCCGCGAGTGCCCGACCGGTACGGTAGGGCACATGTCACAGGCCCTCCGGACGTTCGGGCGCATCATCGCGCGGCACTGGCCTGCGCTCATGGCCTGGTATCTCGGCGGCGAGGCTCTGCACCGTGTGCTCATCGAGTTCGCCGGATTCGTCGGCGGCCACACCACGCTCGGGGGCCTGCTGCTGCTGCCGCTGGCGGTCGCCGCTCGTCTCGTCTCGTACGTCGCGATGTATCTCACGGTGCGGCCGTCGCTGCCGCACAGCCGCCGGGAGGATGCGGGTGGCATCCGCGAGTTCGGCTCGGCCACGCTCGCGGCTATCCTGCCGTTCTTCGCGTTCTACACCGCGTGGGGTCTGCTCGACGCCGACCAGATCGAGTTCTTCCAGATCGCGCTCGCCGTGGCGCTGCCCCAGTCCGGGGAGGGATTCTCGCAGATCGGCGACCGCGGCGGACTGATCTCGGTCGGTGTGCTGCCAGTGACGGTGCTCGTGATCGCCCTGGTCGCGCGACTGCTCTTGACCCGGTTCGCCGCCAGGCTGCCGCGCTGGACGATCATCCTCGCCACCTACGCAGAGGTGCTGTGGACATTCATGCTCTTCACGCTCGTCGCACGGTGGTGGACGAGCGTCCTCGACTGGTTCGCCGAGCGCCAGGCCGTCGGCTGGCTGCGAGGATTCGGCGACTGGTTCGCCGTGAACCTCGAGCCCATCGCCGCGGTCTGGGAGGGAACGACCTGGCTCGTCGGAATCCTGGTCGCCGCACTCATCGTCCCCGCTGCCTGGCTCACGGTGGCCGGCGTGATCTTCGGCACGACCTTCGACTCGACCCCGGCGTTCTCGCGGTTCGGTGGGGGAGCGGCCCGCGGTGCGGCGATGAGCATCGCGCGCACCCTGGTGATGCGGCTCGAGGGCCTCTGGGCGGCCGTCACGGTGATCTGGCGCGGCGGACCGCTGCTCTTCGGCGCCTACGCGCTGGCCTATGCGCTGTGGGCGTTCGCCGAGCAGGCGGGAACCCGCGGCGTGCTGCTGCTCATCGGCGGCCATGAACGGTGGTTCTGGGCCGGGGTCTTCCCCCTCATCGCCGTCGCGATCGCGGCAGTGGCCGAACCGCTGAGGGTGGCGATCGTCGCGACGGCGTATGACAGCGTCATCGGCCGCCCCCGCTCTGGCCTCGACACCCGTCCCTCAGGGGTCGATGCGGAAGCGAGCGAGGTCGTCGTCGCTCCCCTCGATGTCGAGCAGGAAGGGACCTTCGGCGTCCTCGGGCAGCAGGAACGTCAGCAGGATGCGGTACGACGCCGATTCGGGAAGGCATGAGTTCTCGCCTTCGTCGGAGGGTACGACGAGGCTCTTCCGAGAGCTGAGCCAGGTCCGATCCCTGTCGATCTCGGTGAGTGCGGCCTGCCCGCAGAGTGCGGCATCCGACCCGCCGCTCGACGCCAGTCGGATGCTGAGCACGCGTGTGTCCTCGGGCGTCTCGAACTCACCCCACTCGGTCGGGCCGAGCGTGAGCGTCTGCCCCGCGATGTCGACCGTCGACTCGGCTTCGATCACGCGATCGGTCGGCCGGATGCTGGGCACGATGTCGAGCCACACGGTGGCACCGAGCATGGCCACGGCAGCGATCGCCAGCGCGATCAGTGACCGGCGCTGCCTCCTCCACCACGTCACGGCGCGCTCAACTCGGGGTCGTCGAGCTCGACGCTCGGAGTGCGGGGCAGATCATCGAGGTCGAGCGGGATCGTGATCAGGTCGTCGAGCTCGGCGGTGAGATACGACGAGGTGAGACGCAGCTCGGCGCGTCCGGACGTGACATCGGGCGGCAGCTCGAAGGCCAGGGTGCCGACGGTGTCGATGCCCAGCCGCAGCGGGGTCGACATCAACGACGCATCCGGTCGCTCGCTCGCCTGGAACACGCGGTCGCCGACGGCCAGCGTCGCCAGATTCATCGCAGCGTCGACTTCTGTGTGCGCGGCCGAGGCGATGACCGTCACGACGAGCCAGTTGCCCTCCGCGCTCCAGTCGGCACCCGGCACCGCGACCTCGTCGGTGAAGGTCGCATCGGTCGCCGCCGCGATCAGTGTGCGCGACTCGACGGGTTCGCCGAAAGATCCGCGCACCTCGGTGGGGCCGATGACGTCGTCGTCGGTGGGGGTCACGGCGGTCACGGCACCGGCGGCGATCACCAGGGCGGCCCCGAGCAGCCAGGGCGTCGCGCGCCTCACGGTGCCTCCTGCGCGGTCATGGAGATGCGCGAGCTGAGTGCGGCGGGGCGCCAGCTGACGGCTCGCGACGAGAGGACGACCTGTCCGCGGCGCGTCTCCACCTCGTACACGTCGAGCGACACGGCACCGTCGGGGAACGCATCCTCGGGAATCGTCCAGGCGAAGGTCACCTGGCTGGGGACGCCCGGCTGCAGGACCACCTGCCCCGATGAGCCGTCCGCCCGCCATACGTCGACCGAGTCGGTCGCGGTGACGCCCTTCAGCGCGAGGAGCGGACTCTCGGTGTTGACGAACCCCGTGCTCACTCGGTCGGCGGTGGTGCCGACCCCGATCGGTGAATTCGAGAGGTTCTCCATGCGGGTGCTCATCACCAGGAACTTCTCGCCCGGCTCCGCCTCGAGGTACTCCGATTCGATCTCGGTGGCGAACTCGGCGCCGAGCACGGTGATCGCATACATCGAGGTGCGCGCCTCGTCATCGGGGCCGAGCATGGCCGGCGACGCCTCTGCCCGGGTGAGCCCGCCCATCGCCGCGACGACGATGGCCAGGGCGACCAGGGCGGCAGCCGCCACCCAGATCCAGCGGGGGAGCTCTGCGACGGCGTGCGCCCAGCGCGCGAGTGCCTCCCGAACGACGGTTCCGGCACGCGCGGCAGCAGGTGCGGCGAATGGCGCGGCTGATCGCGACGCGCCGTCGTGATCCCCCGTCTTGCTCACGAGGTCAGCCTACCCAGGGGGTTCGCCCGCCGGCGATCAGGAGCACGTCTCGAACACGTACTCCTCGTGCCCCGGCGTGACGAGGTCGCGATCCCGCAGCACCATCGACCCCGGCGCCTCGTCGTCGGCGCACATCTCGGCGAACGACCGCGGCAGCTCGTCGGAGTACTCGATATCGATCACGGCGTCGCCGTAGACACCGGTGAAGGCTCCGCACTCCTGATAGACCGAGCACTCCTCGACCACGGCGAAGTCGAACCCGGCGCGCTCGCGCAGCAGGGGCGCATCCTCGGCGGCGTTCTTCTGCCCGGCCGCGAGCCCGGAGTCATGTGCCACGTCGACGAGCAGCGCCGCGAGGGCGAGGTTGTCATCGAGGGTGAGCGCACCGTCAGAGCGGGTGTACGAGTCGAGGTTGTCGAACTCCACCGCCTCGAATCCCGATTCGGCGCACCCCTCGATCCACGGACCGACGATCTCGGCGATGCGCTCGCGGCGGTCGTCGGTCGAGGTGTCGAGCAGAGCCTCGTCGGGCCAGTCGGGGTCGAACAGGGGCTCGCCGCCGCTCTGCAGCACGAGGTCGTCGGGCCAGGTGTCGAGCTCGCCCGGCTGGGTCTGGAAACCGTTCACGTAGCAGATCGAGTACAGCCCCTCGGCGGGGTCATCCGAGCGGTCCCGACCCACGATGCCGACACCGTCGGCGGGTGCATAGGCGCCGCCGAGCTGGTAGTCGGGTGTTGCTCCCGCTGGTGGAGGCAGGAAAGGCGCAGGCGGGTCGGAGATGGTCGTGACGCAGCCCGAGAGGGCGAGGACCAGCGCGGCGACGGCGGTGACCGCGACCGTCGCGCGCCTCAGCTGCCGACCCCGTACAGAGCGGCGATCTCTTTCGAACCCATCCCTTGATCGTACGTGCCGTGCTGGGGCCATCCGGCCGGGGAGTCCTCCCACTCCTCCTGGCGGCCGTAGGGGAGCAGGTCCACGAGCCCCTGCAGCTGACTCATGCGCTCGGTGCCTCGTCCGTTCGTGTGCCAGGTGCGATACACGGTGTCGCCGTCGCGCAGGAAGACGTTCACGCCGAAGCCCTCGTTCGGACCGGCATCCATGTCGGCGCCGAACGTGCTGTCGGCGCTCGAGAACCACGTCATGCGATTGCCCACCCGGTCGCGGTAGGCCAGTGCCTCATCGATCGGCCCGTTCGTCACGATCACGAAGCGGGCGTCGTAGTACCGCTCGAGGAAGTCGAGCCGCGTGAACTGCGAGGTGAAGCCGGTGCACCCTGGGCACTGCCACTCGTTGCCGTCGGTCCACATGTGGTTGTAGACGATGAGCTGTCGATGCTCGCCGAAGATCTCCGACAGCGCGACCGGACCGTCGGCCCCGACGAGCGTGTAGTCGGGCAGCTCGACCATCGGCAGCCGCCGTCGCTGGGCCGCGATCGCATCGAGCTCTCGCGTCGCCGCCTTCTCCCGCACGCGCAGTGCGTCGAGCTCGCGTCGCCACGTGTCGGCGTCGACGACGGGCGGAAGGGGCGTCTGGGTCGTGCTCACGGTGGACCTCCGGATGCTCGGGAAGACGGTGCCCCCAGTGTGCGCTCGCCCACCGACATCGTCAACCGATCGGCGAAGGGGCGCCGTCGACCGCGGGTGCATTGACCTCTTCGGCCGGATTGCGTCGGATGCCGATCCATGACACGACGCCGCCGAGCACGAGCAGCGCGGCCGTGACCCAGGCCGCGTTGTGGAAGCCTGCGAGGTCGAGCGTGCCGCCGATGATGGTCGACAGCATGGCGACGACGAGCAGTCCGGCGACGCGCGAGACCGCGTTGTTCACCGCGGAGGCGATGCCCGAGCGCGATTCGTCGATCGCGCCGAGGATCGCCGAGGTGAGCGGAGCCACGGTGAGCGAGAGCCCGAGACCCAGCACGATCATGGCAGGCAGCACCTGCCACCAGTAGTCGAAGTCCTCGCTGACGACGAGCAGCATGAGGGCGCCGACGGCCATGACGAGCGGACCGACCGTCATGAAGATCCGTGGACCGAAGCGCCCGGCCCATGAGCCTGCGCGCGAGCTGATCAGGATCATCAGGATGGTCATCGGCAGGCTCGCGAGGCCGGCGGCGGTGGCGCTGAGACCGGCGCCCTGCTGCAGGTAGACGCCCACGACGAAGCCGTTCAGCGACAGAGCGGCGTAGACGAAGAGAGTGGCGAGGTTGCCCCAGGCGAAATCGCGCACCCGGAACAGCGAGAGCGGCATGAGGGGAGAGGCCGACCTCTGCTGCCGCACCAGGAACCAGGCGAAGAGCGCAGCTCCGATCAGGCCGGGCAGCCAGATGGCGGGGGACTGCCAGCCGAGGTTCGGCTGCTCGATCAGCGCGAACACGACCGCGCCGAGGCCGATCGCGCACAGGGCTCCGCTGAGCCAGTCGACGCTCACCCCGCTCGGGTGCTCCTTCAGCTTCAGCCGGGAGAGCAGCACGAGGGTGACGGCGATCGGCACGACGTTGATGAGGAACACGAATCGCCACGACAGGAAGTCGACGAAGAGTCCACCGAGCAACGGGCCGACGAGCTGCGCGGCGGTGGTGAATGCTGTCCACACGCCGATCGCCCGTGACTGCACGTCGGCGCGCATGGTCGCCGTGATCAGCGCGAGCGAGCTCGGCACGAGCAGAGCGCCGGCTGCTCCCTGCGCGGCTCGCGCGATGATCAGGATGAGGGGATCGGGGGCGGCGGCGACCGCGACGGATGCCACGCCGAAGGCGATGAGGCCGATGCGCATCACGAGCACCCGGCCATAGGCGTCCGACAGCGATCCCGCGAGCAGGATCAGCGCGCTGAGGGTGATGAGGTACGCGTCGACCACCCACTGCTGCGTGGTGATGCCGCCGCCGAGTTCATCGCTGATCGCAGGCAGCGCGACCGTCACGACAGTGCCGTCGAGGAAGGTCACGAAGGATGCGAGGACGGCGATGGAGATCACGAGCCGCTGCAGCGGCGCGAAGCGAGAGGATGCCACACGCTGACACTACTGCCGCCGAGGATATGAGGGGCGGTCAGATGGCAGTCGTGCTCGCGCGATACAGGTCGCGCAGACCCGCCGTGCCGTGCTCGGCATAGGCCCTGCGCTGTCGCTCGGCACCCGTGCCGTCGGTGCGGATGCGAGCGAAGCCCTCGGTGACGAAGTCCTCGTCGCCCAGTCGAGCGAGTGCGGGGCGCAGTCTGTCGAGCAGATCTCGCGCGACGTCCCAGAACGACGCGATCCCGCCGCTCGCCGGGTCGACGAGGCGCGCCTCGGTGCCGAATCTCGCTGCCGTCCACAGTGAGGCATCGATCGCGTCGACGCCGATCTCGGGTGCATCATCGATCGCGTCGCTCACCATCAGAGCGCGCGTGAGGGCCACGGCGAGCAGCGTGTCGTCGACCGTCAGTTGCGCGTCGAACACCCTCACCTCGACGGTGGGGAAGCGCTCGGACAGGCGGATGGCCCATGACAGCGAGCCGGCATCCGCGATCGCTGTCATCGCGACGAGTTGCTCGACGTGTGCACGGTAGTCGGCGAGATCGCGGAAGTGCGGCGGGCTCCACGACGACGGCAATCGTCGGATCAGGATGCTGCGCCAGCTGGCGAACCCCGAATCCCTGCCGTGTGCGAAGGGCGCGTTGCCGGTGAGAGCCAGCAGAACGGGAAGCCACGGTCGCACGCGATTGAGCACGCGGACGCGCTCTTCGTCGTCCACCACCTCGACATGCACGTGCAGCCCGTTGACCTCGTGCTCGCGGGTGATCTCGACGAGCTGCGCGTCCACCGCGTCGTAGTGGGGCGAAGAGACCACCGTCAGGCGCTTCGGTGAGATGAACGGGGTGCCGATGGAGGCGAAGACCGCACCCTGATCGGCGGCGTACGTGCCGATCAGGCTGCGCGTCCGTCGCAGCTGCGCCTCGGCATCCGCCCTGGTGGTCGCGGGCGATGTCGCCGACTCGAGCTGACAGGTGAGGTATTCGGGGGTGAGGCCCGCAGCAGCGTCCTCGGGGATGCGCTCGCGGGTGGCTGGGCTCATGGCCGCGGGTACGAGTGTCTGCTCATCGAGCAGGACGAACTCCTCCTCGACGCCGAACCGGGCCATATACGCGAGCCCTAGTGGTCGCGCAGCGCCGAGATGAGCTCGGCCTTGCGCTGACGGCTGTAACCGGTGAGGCCGATCTCCTTGGCGCGGGCGCGCAGTTCGTCGACGGTCCAGTCCTCGTAGTCGCCGTGTTCGCCGCCTCGGCGCCCGACAGCGCTTCGGCCGTCGCGGGCGGCGGCATTGGAGATGCGGGCGGCCTTCTCCTTCGAGGCGCCGTCGTCGCGGAGCTCTTCGTACAGCTCCGGATCCTTCAGCGAGTTGTTCCTGCGTCCTGGCATGTCGTGTGCTCCTCTCGCACGGCGGGAAGGCCCGAGTCAAGGCCCTCGGGGCATGGGATGAGGCGGTCTAGGTTGGGAGACCGTAGATGGGCGCCTCCCCCGCGCCCCGAGAAGGGAAGACCGATGAACATCCTGCTGATCATCATCATCGTCGTCGCCATCATCCTGGCGATCACCGGCGGGCTCGTGCAGTCCCTGCAGTTCCTCCTGTGGGTCGGCCTGGTGCTGCTGGCCATCGCGGTCATCGCCTGGTTGATCCGAGCGATCTCCGGCAACCGCACCCGCTGATCCGCGCAGTGAGGCCCGCTCCGGCGGGCCTCACTCCGTTCGGGATCAGTCCCGGGAGCTGTCGCGCAGGTTGTCGCCGACGTTCTTGGCGGCGTCCTTCACGTTCTCGCCGGCCTGCTTGGCGGAGGCCTTCGCCTGATCGCCGCGGCCCTCGGCTTCGAGCTTCTCGTTGTCGGTCGCCTTTCCGACGCCCTCCTTGATCTTTCCGCCGGCCTTCTCCGCTGCGTTCTTGATGTCGTCTGCTCCACTCATGGGGCTCTTCCTTTCATCAGTCGATCAATGTCCGTCCACCGTCCCACGGGACGAGAATCCTGCACACGGGATTGACAACGACGAGCACTCGTGACAGCGTCCGCCGGGCATCGACGTGGATGCCGCACACGACTAACCTGGCCCCAGGCGGGTGGTCCTGCCCGCTCTCACCTCGGCTGCGGCCGACGAAGGAAGCGGTAGAAAATGGACTCGATGATGATGGGCGCCATGCGCTCGAACATGATGTCGATGCCCGACATGGCGACGATGGACATGTCCGTCTTGCAGGCCTGCATGGACGCGTGTTCGGCGTGCGAGCAGGCGTGCACGGTGTGCTCGACGCAGATGATGGACTGCTCGCCCGCCTGCATGAACTGCGCCGACATGTGCAACACCATGATGCGGTCGATGATGCGGATGCAGGGCATGACCCCCGCGTCGATGATGTCCATGCTCGACGCCTGCATCGCGATGTGCCAGACGTGCATGGACGAGTGCATGCAGCACGCCGACCACAGCGAGGTCTGCAAGATGTGCGCTCAGGCCTGCAAGGACTGCATGGACGCATGCATGGCCGTCAAGGACATGATGATGGCGACCGCCTGAGCCGCATCCCCTGTCATCGAGCGAGGACGGCCAGGCCGCCCGAGACGACGCGCGCTCAGCCGAGCGCGACGTTGAACTGCGCGCGGCCGACGGCCAGCACGCCGTAGCGCACGTGCAGCGCGATCGGCGTGCCCGCGGGTGCCTCGAGCGCCGCACCCGACGCGTTCCACAGCGTGTGCGTGGCGTCGTCGAGCGTGCGCACGAGGAGCTCGCCCGTGGTCGCGTCGGCGTGCTCGACGATCGCGTCCGCCCACTCGCTCGGCGTCGCCGACGCGATGCGCGCCTGAATCAGGTGCAGCGCGTGGCCCGCCTCGAAGGAGGAGCAGGCGAAGCCGTGACGGCACATGCACGCAGAACGCTCACGCACCGAGAGGGGCGAAAGGTGGTTCAGCGGCGTGGACACGGTGGTCTCCTTCGTGAGCGGACGTTCCGGCAAGAGTAGGTCGGTCGCGCGAGAGACGGAACCCGGGCCGACACGCTGTGAAACAAACGGGCGTAGACTCGCCGGGTGCTGTTGTCGAAGAGTGCTCTCCGGATCCCGGATCGAGCGCAGATGGGAGCCGTGGGCGCGTTCAGCGCCACGGACAGAGGCTGACGATCGGCCGGAGGCGGAACACCCCGTCTTCGGAGCCGCGTCGTACCCGGCATCCACTCGGATGACCGCTCCTGTTCCTTCTTCCGCCGCTGTCTGCGGCCCACACGAAAGCACTCTTCTCATGCGTCCCATCGACGAGCGCACCCTGCGCGCCTCCTTCATCAACGCCTCCCGCAAAGAGGTCTCCGACCTCACGCTGCCCGCCGGGTTCCCCGACCTCGACTTCGACAGGCTCGACTACCTGGGATGGGTCGACCCCAAGCTGCCCCGCCGCTCGTATGTCGTCGCGTGGGTCGACGACGTCGCCACCGGGGTGATCCTCCAGCGAGCCGAGCAGCGCGTGATCGCGCGTGCGCAGTGCTCATGGTGCGAAGACGTGACCCTCCGCAATGACGTGCAGCTCTATGCAGCCCGCAAGGCCGGACCCGCGGGGCGCAAGGGAGACACCATCGGCACCCTCGTGTGCACCGAGTTCGGATGCTCGAAGAACGTGCGGGTGCTGCCGCCGCTGGCCTACGACGGCTATGACCGCGAGCTCGCGCGCGAGCTGCGCATCCTCAAGCTGCAGGAGCACGTGAGCGCTTTCATCGCGGCCGTGCGGAGCTGATCCTCACACGATCTCGAGTCGCGCCACCGTCTCCTCGTCATCGCAGGCGCTTCCGACCCACAGGCGGATCGCGCCCGGCTCGACGCGCTTCACGCCGTCGAGTCCCGTGAAGGCGAGTCGGTCGATCGGCACGTCGAAATCGACGAGCGCATCGGCGCCGGGCGCGAGCGTGACCCGCCGGAAGTCCAGCAGCTGGGCGACCGGGCGGGTCACGCTCCCGACCTCGTCGTGCGCATACAGCTGCACGACATCCGTCGCTGCGACCTCGCCGGTGTTGCGCACCCGCACCGTCGCCCGGAAGATCTCGCCCGCGGCGATCGACGCGGGAGCGGTGAGCTCGTCGTGTGCGAACGTCGTGTAGCTCAGACCGAAGCCGAAGGGTCGCACCGGGGTGGAGTCGGCGCTGGTGACATCCGTGCGTCCGCCGAGCACGGGGTGCAGGTACGAGTACGGCTGCGCCCCGGCCGATCGCGGCAGCGACACCGGCAGACGCCCCGACGGTGCGACGCGACCGCTCAGCAGCCGCGCGAGAGCGGGGCCGCCCTCCTCGCCGGGGAAGAACGTCTGGAGCACCGCGGCGGGGATTCCCGCAGACGCCGTGCTCGTCGTCGCCGAGGCGTCGACCGCTCCGAGACCGGTCATGGTCCCGGCGGCACCCGCCCGAGCAGGCAGCGCCCAGTCGAGCACGTACGGACGCCCGGTCATCGCGATCAGGATCACCGGAGTGCCGGTCGCGACCACGGCCTCGACCAGCTCGCGCTGGACGCCGGGGAGCTCGAGGTCGTCGACGTCGTTTCCCTCGCCGACGGTGCCTCGTCCGAAGAGGCCCGCGCGGTCGCCGACGACGACGATCGCGACGTCGGCGGCCGCGGCGGCCTCGACGGCGGCCGGGATGCCGGAGCGGTCGGAGCCCTCGACCCCGCATCCGATCGTCGAGGTGATGTCAGCTGCGGGGAACTCGGCGCGCAGCGATCCGGTGACCGTCGGCAGCTCGATTCCCGCGGGGGTGTCGGGGTGATGAGCGAGCACGTGGTTGACGAACGAGTAGCAGCCCATCAGCGCTTCGGTGCTGTCGGCATTGGGGCCTATCACCGCGATCCGCGAGGTCGTCGTCGGGGCGAGGGGGAGTGCGCCGTCGTTGCTCAGCAGCACGACCGACTCTTCGGCGAGGCGTCGCGCGAGCGCGCGGTGCTCGGCCGGATCGAGATCGATGGCGGTCGGAGGAGTGTCGAAGTCGGCATCCAGCAGCCCGAGCTCCTCCTTCTGCGCGAGCAACCGGCCCACCGCCCTGTCGAGGATCTCCGGTGAGAGCCGGCCGTCACGCACCTGCTCGGCGAGGGTGACGAAGGCGTCGGGCGAGGGCAGCTCGACGTCGATTCCCGCGGTGAGTGCGAGCCGGGCGGCATCAGCCGAGTCGGCGGCCGCGCGGTGCATGCTGTGCAGGAAATCGACGGCGAAATAGTCCGACACGACCACTCCGTCGAATCCCCAGCGGTCGCGCAGGATGCCGGTGAGATAGCGCGCGTCGGCCGTGACGGGCACCCCGTCGATGTCGACGTAGGAGTTCATGACGCTGCGGGCACCGCCCTCGTGGATCGCCATCTCGAACGGCGGGAGCAGCACGTCCTCGATCTCGCGCAGGCCTGCGCTGACGGGGGCATGGTTGCGTCCGGCCTTCGAGGCGGAGTATCCGATGAAGTGCTTGAGGGTCGCGTGCACGCCCTCGGACTGCAGGCCGCGGACATAGGCGGTGCCCACCCGGCCGACG is a genomic window containing:
- a CDS encoding cytochrome P450, with the translated sequence MALIDLPVRAARRLGALAHDDAPTLLTRGYGFGPRIWRRVRPGTRSAPMRLLGDDTVFVRGVEGVELFYDETRIARSGAMPALVQESLFGHGSVHSLDGDAHKHRKATFIDVAYEDEQVERLTPWLEREWQSERRAWLDGGTRSAYDAAVGALGRAIMGWAGVPGTPAAKTRWAARLAQIVDGFGSPYSPEYLAALANRWWSDRHSARLIEAVRHGALSAEPGTALEQWAHHRDHDGELLPARIAGVELQNSIRPMIAVARFVAFAAKALNEHPEWRERIAAEAAERGALVGGPLSIMFAQEIRRTSPFVPMLPGWAIADVELDGQKVDAGGRVVLDILGTNTDDRFWARPERFDPERFRDVGADYEALAAFIPHGGADVATGHRCPGEKLAIAGLAAAVTVLSDPGLRILDDGLDVNRRRLPTKPRSGGKVRSASAPASGGCPFHRS
- a CDS encoding SRPBCC family protein: MAKNVRTMNCRPDDVFRVLADAWLYPAWVVGASRMRDVDDTWPQPGAELHHSVGVWPALLDDTTVVEEWDPPHRMVMRAKGWPIGEARVTLRVRSHGDGSLVRIDEEPVRGPATLVPSVLTAPLLRWRNSETLHRLGYLAEGKAG
- a CDS encoding MFS transporter; this translates as MASSRFAPLQRLVISIAVLASFVTFLDGTVVTVALPAISDELGGGITTQQWVVDAYLITLSALILLAGSLSDAYGRVLVMRIGLIAFGVASVAVAAAPDPLILIIARAAQGAAGALLVPSSLALITATMRADVQSRAIGVWTAFTTAAQLVGPLLGGLFVDFLSWRFVFLINVVPIAVTLVLLSRLKLKEHPSGVSVDWLSGALCAIGLGAVVFALIEQPNLGWQSPAIWLPGLIGAALFAWFLVRQQRSASPLMPLSLFRVRDFAWGNLATLFVYAALSLNGFVVGVYLQQGAGLSATAAGLASLPMTILMILISSRAGSWAGRFGPRIFMTVGPLVMAVGALMLLVVSEDFDYWWQVLPAMIVLGLGLSLTVAPLTSAILGAIDESRSGIASAVNNAVSRVAGLLVVAMLSTIIGGTLDLAGFHNAAWVTAALLVLGGVVSWIGIRRNPAEEVNAPAVDGAPSPIG
- a CDS encoding carboxylate-amine ligase produces the protein MARFGVEEEFVLLDEQTLVPAAMSPATRERIPEDAAAGLTPEYLTCQLESATSPATTRADAEAQLRRTRSLIGTYAADQGAVFASIGTPFISPKRLTVVSSPHYDAVDAQLVEITREHEVNGLHVHVEVVDDEERVRVLNRVRPWLPVLLALTGNAPFAHGRDSGFASWRSILIRRLPSSWSPPHFRDLADYRAHVEQLVAMTAIADAGSLSWAIRLSERFPTVEVRVFDAQLTVDDTLLAVALTRALMVSDAIDDAPEIGVDAIDASLWTAARFGTEARLVDPASGGIASFWDVARDLLDRLRPALARLGDEDFVTEGFARIRTDGTGAERQRRAYAEHGTAGLRDLYRASTTAI
- a CDS encoding DUF899 domain-containing protein, producing MSTTQTPLPPVVDADTWRRELDALRVREKAATRELDAIAAQRRRLPMVELPDYTLVGADGPVALSEIFGEHRQLIVYNHMWTDGNEWQCPGCTGFTSQFTRLDFLERYYDARFVIVTNGPIDEALAYRDRVGNRMTWFSSADSTFGADMDAGPNEGFGVNVFLRDGDTVYRTWHTNGRGTERMSQLQGLVDLLPYGRQEEWEDSPAGWPQHGTYDQGMGSKEIAALYGVGS
- a CDS encoding FBP domain-containing protein codes for the protein MRPIDERTLRASFINASRKEVSDLTLPAGFPDLDFDRLDYLGWVDPKLPRRSYVVAWVDDVATGVILQRAEQRVIARAQCSWCEDVTLRNDVQLYAARKAGPAGRKGDTIGTLVCTEFGCSKNVRVLPPLAYDGYDRELARELRILKLQEHVSAFIAAVRS
- a CDS encoding DUF7218 family protein yields the protein MPGRRNNSLKDPELYEELRDDGASKEKAARISNAAARDGRSAVGRRGGEHGDYEDWTVDELRARAKEIGLTGYSRQRKAELISALRDH
- a CDS encoding CsbD family protein, translated to MSGADDIKNAAEKAGGKIKEGVGKATDNEKLEAEGRGDQAKASAKQAGENVKDAAKNVGDNLRDSSRD
- a CDS encoding endo alpha-1,4 polygalactosaminidase; the protein is MRRATVAVTAVAALVLALSGCVTTISDPPAPFLPPPAGATPDYQLGGAYAPADGVGIVGRDRSDDPAEGLYSICYVNGFQTQPGELDTWPDDLVLQSGGEPLFDPDWPDEALLDTSTDDRRERIAEIVGPWIEGCAESGFEAVEFDNLDSYTRSDGALTLDDNLALAALLVDVAHDSGLAAGQKNAAEDAPLLRERAGFDFAVVEECSVYQECGAFTGVYGDAVIDIEYSDELPRSFAEMCADDEAPGSMVLRDRDLVTPGHEEYVFETCS